Proteins from a genomic interval of Flammeovirgaceae bacterium SG7u.111:
- a CDS encoding response regulator transcription factor, which yields MNNPKILLVEDDLNLGQILNEYLNVKGYDTILARDGEEGYKSFDKGKFDLCIFDVMMPKLDGFSLAEKVRKSDADIPIIFVTAKSMKEDAINGFKAGADDYITKPFSMEELLLRIKAILRRTLKQEEENNQEKFQIGNFSFDHSSQKLVLDGNEQKLTSKESALLQMLCLHKNQVMDRSKALKKIWLDDNYFNSRSMDVYITKLRKYLKPDENLQILNVHGQGFKLIELQK from the coding sequence ATGAATAACCCAAAAATACTTCTAGTAGAGGATGATCTCAACCTCGGGCAAATACTCAACGAATACCTTAACGTAAAAGGCTACGATACCATTCTTGCGCGCGATGGGGAAGAAGGGTACAAAAGCTTTGATAAAGGCAAATTCGATCTTTGCATTTTTGACGTAATGATGCCCAAACTCGATGGGTTTAGCTTAGCCGAAAAAGTGAGAAAAAGCGATGCTGATATCCCAATCATTTTCGTGACGGCAAAGTCCATGAAAGAAGATGCTATCAACGGATTTAAGGCGGGGGCTGACGATTATATTACCAAGCCGTTCAGCATGGAAGAGTTGCTGCTGAGGATCAAGGCTATTTTACGCCGCACGCTCAAGCAGGAAGAGGAAAATAATCAGGAAAAATTTCAGATAGGAAACTTCTCTTTCGACCATTCCTCACAGAAGTTGGTCTTGGATGGGAACGAGCAAAAGCTAACTTCGAAAGAGTCGGCTCTTTTGCAAATGCTCTGTTTGCACAAAAACCAAGTGATGGATAGGTCGAAAGCGTTAAAAAAAATATGGCTGGACGATAATTATTTCAATTCTCGAAGTATGGACGTGTATATCACCAAGTTACGAAAATATTTGAAGCCCGACGAAAACCTCCAGATTCTCAATGTGCACGGGCAAGGCTTCAAGCTGATAGAGTTGCAAAAATAA
- a CDS encoding ATP-binding protein produces MKSNLFLKKSSLLTTAVLLGFALVGLIVLQFYWLNVSVEVNNERFAHDVRSAMGDVVLKLEKEEAIFLAKQQFANSVNVVDDYFLMDFDSMGNARWEEGKTIKFTQTIESEEMAAAGFSYEVEEEARISKSGYARKKFSSISSEGTKALGSSPMVLNDKVDSARWYKRISQQSRAKLSKMTDMVSDIVVELIRKSKDFDSRVDKERLDSLLTEALHDRGLDIEYDFAVVDGSQGLETVVMTDAPGAGQTIKKLGFKATLFPSDLFGNQHLLYVYFPDQQSFIIRKMWLVLASSTVFISLIIYGFAFAVFTIMRQKKISEITNDFISNMTHELKTPISTVSLATEALLDPDIRALPNQSERYLGIIKDENNRLALQVEKVLQTARMDRGDFKLKKMQMNIHEAVDKAIKNIAIQIEKKDGTLESVLDATQPVIEADSLHVTNIIYNLLDNANKYSPEKPEITIRTVDSSNGIKLFVSDKGQGISKDMLNKIFDKFYRVPTGNVHNVKGFGLGLSYVKTMVEAHGGSISVRSELNKGSVFTIFLPYHHE; encoded by the coding sequence TTGAAGTCTAACCTTTTCCTAAAAAAAAGCAGTTTACTTACTACGGCAGTACTGTTAGGTTTTGCCTTGGTTGGGCTGATCGTGCTCCAGTTTTACTGGCTCAATGTTTCGGTGGAAGTCAATAACGAGCGCTTTGCCCACGATGTACGAAGTGCCATGGGCGATGTGGTGCTGAAGCTTGAAAAAGAAGAAGCTATTTTTTTGGCCAAGCAGCAATTTGCCAACAGTGTAAATGTGGTGGACGATTATTTCCTGATGGATTTTGATTCGATGGGAAATGCACGTTGGGAAGAAGGAAAAACCATCAAGTTTACCCAAACCATAGAGTCGGAAGAAATGGCTGCCGCAGGGTTTTCCTATGAAGTAGAAGAGGAGGCAAGAATTAGCAAATCGGGGTACGCACGCAAGAAATTTTCCAGTATAAGTTCGGAAGGAACCAAGGCGCTTGGAAGTTCACCTATGGTTCTCAACGATAAAGTGGACTCGGCAAGGTGGTACAAGCGGATAAGTCAGCAGAGCAGGGCGAAGCTTTCTAAAATGACCGATATGGTTTCCGATATTGTGGTGGAACTGATCAGAAAAAGCAAGGACTTTGATTCCCGAGTAGATAAAGAACGGTTAGATTCATTGTTGACAGAAGCTTTGCACGACAGAGGGCTTGATATTGAATACGATTTTGCCGTGGTCGATGGCTCGCAAGGCTTAGAAACCGTGGTGATGACCGATGCGCCAGGTGCGGGGCAAACTATTAAGAAATTAGGCTTCAAAGCCACTCTTTTCCCCAGTGATTTGTTTGGAAACCAGCATTTGCTCTACGTGTATTTTCCCGACCAGCAGTCCTTCATTATTCGAAAAATGTGGCTGGTTTTGGCATCTTCTACGGTCTTTATTTCTCTCATTATCTATGGGTTTGCCTTTGCTGTTTTTACCATTATGAGGCAAAAGAAAATCTCTGAGATTACCAATGATTTTATCAGTAATATGACCCATGAGCTAAAGACGCCTATTTCAACGGTTTCTTTGGCAACCGAGGCTTTGCTCGACCCTGACATAAGGGCATTGCCCAACCAAAGTGAACGCTATCTGGGAATCATCAAAGATGAAAACAACCGCTTGGCTTTGCAGGTGGAGAAAGTATTACAAACGGCCAGGATGGATAGGGGAGATTTCAAACTGAAAAAGATGCAGATGAATATCCACGAGGCAGTGGACAAGGCTATCAAAAACATTGCAATCCAAATAGAAAAGAAAGATGGTACCTTGGAGAGTGTTTTGGATGCAACTCAGCCCGTAATTGAAGCCGATAGTTTGCACGTGACCAATATTATTTACAACCTTCTGGACAATGCCAATAAATACTCACCAGAAAAGCCGGAAATTACCATTCGTACGGTTGATTCTTCGAATGGAATCAAGCTGTTTGTTTCCGACAAAGGACAAGGGATTTCCAAGGACATGCTCAATAAGATATTCGATAAATTTTACAGAGTTCCCACAGGGAATGTGCATAACGTAAAGGGCTTCGGGCTTGGGCTTAGTTATGTGAAAACCATGGTAGAAGCCCATGGAGGCAGTATTTCAGTAAGAAGCGAACTCAATAAAGGATCTGTTTTTACCATATTTTTACCCTATCATCATGAATAA
- a CDS encoding endonuclease/exonuclease/phosphatase family protein — protein MAAGIAYLSVLISPSYFWPAGFFALATPTLLVVNFLFLVLWLRKKKKYFWWPLVTLLIGLPFLRASFGWNLPGEKEGFSVLSYNVRVFNLYENDKSHDYTTSEALIKWVEEEDSDIKCFQEFYNNANKKQFATAKRLEVNGKYYSYVNPTVTNSKGGEFGLAIFSKFPIVNKGSITLRQNSTNSAIFADVLMETDTLRIYNIHLQSLNFREEGVLLNDDIKNTSKNVIRRMKIGFTTRTRQLDKLKEHIESSPHKVILCGDLNDTPYSYTYFQLRMLMGNAFEKAGTGLGFSYNGNRLFFLRIDNQFYTEGIKPSSFQTLEGQQNSDHFPIKAFYKLSQNP, from the coding sequence TTGGCAGCGGGAATCGCTTATTTAAGCGTGTTAATTTCCCCTTCTTACTTTTGGCCGGCGGGCTTTTTCGCTTTGGCGACCCCTACATTGCTTGTCGTTAATTTTCTGTTTCTTGTGTTGTGGCTTCGAAAAAAGAAAAAATATTTTTGGTGGCCATTGGTCACCCTGTTGATTGGCCTTCCCTTTTTAAGAGCGTCATTTGGATGGAACTTACCAGGGGAAAAAGAAGGTTTTTCAGTACTTAGCTACAATGTGAGAGTGTTCAACCTGTATGAAAATGATAAATCTCACGATTATACTACCAGCGAAGCGCTGATAAAGTGGGTTGAAGAAGAAGATTCGGACATCAAATGTTTTCAGGAATTTTATAATAACGCTAACAAAAAGCAGTTTGCCACGGCTAAGCGACTAGAAGTAAACGGCAAGTATTATTCATACGTAAACCCAACTGTCACTAACTCGAAGGGAGGAGAATTTGGACTAGCCATTTTTTCCAAGTTTCCTATAGTGAATAAGGGTAGCATAACATTGAGGCAGAACTCTACAAACTCCGCTATTTTTGCAGATGTCCTTATGGAAACGGATACGTTGCGAATCTATAATATTCACCTTCAATCACTGAATTTTAGGGAAGAAGGGGTTTTGTTGAACGATGATATAAAGAACACATCCAAAAATGTGATCCGTAGGATGAAAATTGGTTTTACGACCAGAACACGTCAGCTTGACAAGTTGAAAGAGCATATCGAGAGCTCGCCCCACAAGGTAATTCTTTGTGGAGACTTGAACGATACACCGTATAGTTACACCTATTTTCAGCTAAGAATGCTGATGGGAAATGCTTTTGAAAAGGCAGGAACTGGGTTGGGTTTTAGTTACAATGGCAACCGACTTTTCTTTCTTCGTATCGATAACCAATTCTACACTGAAGGTATTAAGCCCTCAAGTTTTCAGACTCTGGAAGGGCAACAAAACTCCGATCATTTCCCTATAAAAGCTTTTTACAAGCTTTCTCAAAACCCTTGA
- a CDS encoding aminotransferase class V-fold PLP-dependent enzyme produces MLEQYFEKFREQVIGNRQKFDTPYGEQTIVYADWTASGRLYEPIEKVLLKEIAPFVGNTHTETSVTGSIMTKAYHEALYIIKKHVNASKEDIIISSNSGMTGVVNKLQRILGMKVHEKHYKYFTLPEDDRPVVFLTHMEHHSNQTTWLETIADVVVVPADENGLFSLYLFDETVKKYSDRKLKITSVTACSNVTGIKTPFHQIAEIIHNYGGYCFVDFACSAPYVEIDMHPENLAQSLDAVFFSPHKFLGGPGSTGVLVFNRKLYSNKVPDNPGGGTVDWTNPWGGHKYVDDIEAKEDGGTPAFLQTIRAALSIRLKEEMGVEKMLEREEEILDIIWPELTKAPKLHILAKHVRQRLGIISFYLEEMHYNLAVRILNDRFGIQVRGGCSCAGTYGHFLLNVDPNRSKNITDKISCGDLSEKPGWVRMSIHPVMSDEEAKYIAKSISELAENQAEWAKDYEYNPLTNEYAHKNKVEVEDQMVDQWFGKKSVVQM; encoded by the coding sequence ATGCTAGAGCAATATTTTGAAAAGTTTAGAGAACAGGTAATTGGCAATCGGCAAAAGTTTGACACTCCTTATGGGGAGCAGACCATTGTTTATGCCGACTGGACAGCCAGTGGGCGATTATATGAACCCATTGAAAAAGTATTGCTCAAGGAGATAGCCCCTTTTGTGGGGAATACACACACCGAAACATCGGTGACAGGATCTATCATGACCAAGGCGTATCACGAAGCTCTTTATATCATAAAAAAGCATGTAAATGCCAGTAAAGAAGATATTATTATTTCTTCCAATTCGGGAATGACTGGAGTGGTGAATAAACTTCAGCGTATCCTCGGGATGAAAGTTCATGAGAAACATTATAAATATTTTACCCTTCCCGAAGATGACCGCCCAGTGGTTTTTCTTACGCATATGGAGCACCATTCCAACCAAACTACTTGGTTGGAAACCATTGCCGATGTAGTGGTAGTCCCAGCTGATGAAAATGGACTCTTTAGTCTTTATCTATTTGACGAAACAGTTAAGAAATACAGTGATAGGAAGCTGAAAATCACTTCGGTAACGGCTTGTTCAAATGTGACTGGAATTAAAACTCCTTTCCATCAAATTGCAGAAATCATCCATAATTACGGAGGCTATTGTTTTGTCGATTTTGCCTGTTCGGCTCCTTATGTAGAAATTGATATGCATCCAGAAAACCTAGCTCAATCGCTCGATGCGGTGTTCTTTTCCCCTCACAAGTTTCTTGGAGGTCCTGGGTCTACAGGCGTGTTGGTCTTCAACAGGAAATTATATAGTAATAAAGTGCCTGACAATCCAGGTGGAGGAACGGTAGATTGGACGAACCCTTGGGGCGGACATAAATATGTGGATGATATTGAAGCGAAAGAAGATGGAGGAACACCAGCATTTTTGCAGACTATTCGTGCTGCGCTGAGTATTAGACTCAAAGAAGAAATGGGGGTGGAAAAGATGTTGGAAAGGGAAGAGGAAATCTTGGATATCATTTGGCCTGAGCTAACAAAAGCGCCTAAGCTTCATATACTGGCGAAACATGTGCGCCAGCGTTTGGGGATTATCTCCTTTTACCTCGAAGAAATGCACTACAACCTTGCCGTGCGTATATTGAATGATAGGTTCGGTATTCAAGTGAGGGGAGGGTGCTCATGCGCTGGAACTTACGGTCACTTCTTGCTAAATGTAGATCCTAATCGCTCAAAAAATATTACTGACAAAATTAGCTGCGGCGACCTTTCCGAAAAACCAGGTTGGGTACGGATGAGCATCCACCCCGTAATGAGCGATGAGGAAGCTAAGTATATTGCCAAATCCATTAGTGAGTTGGCGGAAAATCAAGCTGAATGGGCGAAAGATTACGAATATAACCCGCTTACCAATGAGTATGCCCACAAAAATAAGGTGGAAGTAGAAGACCAAATGGTAGATCAGTGGTTTGGTAAAAAGAGTGTGGTTCAGATGTAA
- the fabG gene encoding 3-oxoacyl-[acyl-carrier-protein] reductase, translating into MKLLEGKNLLITGASKGIGRSIAKKCAEHGANIGFTYLSSVEKGQALEAELQEAGIKAKGYRSDASDYTAAEQLINDFVADFGSLDALINNAGITKDGLLMRMSEEQFDQVINVNLKSVFNTTKAACRTLMKQKAGSIINMGSVVGVKGNAGQANYAASKAGIIGFTKSVALELGSRNVRANVIAPGFIETEMTEVLDPKVVDEWKNAIPMKRGGTADEVADLTIFLASDMSTYITGQVLEINGGMNT; encoded by the coding sequence ATGAAATTACTAGAAGGAAAAAACTTATTGATTACGGGTGCTTCAAAAGGCATCGGTCGTTCTATTGCCAAAAAATGTGCTGAGCACGGAGCCAACATAGGCTTTACCTACCTTTCGAGTGTGGAAAAAGGACAGGCGCTTGAAGCTGAGCTCCAAGAAGCAGGCATCAAAGCGAAAGGTTACCGCTCAGATGCGTCTGATTATACTGCTGCCGAGCAACTTATCAACGATTTTGTTGCTGATTTTGGTTCTTTGGATGCTTTGATCAACAATGCTGGTATCACCAAAGATGGCTTGCTTATGAGAATGAGCGAAGAGCAGTTCGACCAGGTAATCAATGTGAACCTTAAGTCTGTTTTCAATACGACCAAAGCTGCTTGCCGCACGCTTATGAAGCAAAAAGCTGGCTCTATTATTAATATGGGGTCTGTAGTTGGTGTAAAAGGAAATGCAGGTCAGGCAAACTATGCTGCTTCTAAAGCGGGCATCATTGGGTTCACCAAGTCGGTGGCTTTGGAGCTTGGCTCTAGGAACGTGAGGGCAAACGTGATTGCTCCTGGTTTTATTGAAACAGAAATGACTGAGGTGCTAGACCCGAAAGTGGTAGATGAGTGGAAAAATGCTATCCCAATGAAAAGAGGGGGCACGGCCGACGAAGTAGCTGACCTTACTATTTTCTTGGCTTCGGATATGTCTACTTATATTACTGGACAAGTATTAGAAATAAATGGTGGAATGAATACCTAA
- a CDS encoding PspC domain-containing protein, with protein MKLVKSTYDKMVFGVCGGLAQSFNMDATLLRILFAIATVLGIGSPIIIYVILALVMPKDHYI; from the coding sequence ATGAAACTTGTAAAGTCCACTTATGATAAAATGGTTTTTGGGGTGTGTGGCGGATTGGCCCAGTCGTTTAATATGGATGCGACGTTGCTGAGGATTCTTTTTGCTATAGCAACAGTGCTGGGCATTGGCTCACCAATTATCATTTACGTTATCTTAGCTCTTGTGATGCCTAAAGACCATTATATATAA
- a CDS encoding ROK family protein, whose translation MSVLCGIDLGGTKIEGVLLESAENPKVLHRMRIPTEAVKGYENIIGKIVELRGMLEKESGLKIERLGIGTPGALDPTSQTMKNSNTTCLNGQPFKKDLEEALGMSILMANDANCFALAEATMGIVPDEVPNAEVVFGVIMGTGVGGGVVVNGKVLNGRHGIGGEWGHNFLDKSGGKSYSGLHGNVETILAGPSLERYYRSIGGGESIRLPEIYQRHLDGTDPLASQTIQRLLTFFGKAIAYVINILDPDAVVLGGGVGNIDLLYTEGAKEAGKHVFNKVLETKFLKPKLGDSAGVFGAAMLWG comes from the coding sequence ATGTCAGTACTCTGTGGAATAGATTTAGGAGGAACCAAAATAGAAGGGGTTCTATTGGAAAGTGCCGAAAACCCGAAGGTGTTGCACCGTATGCGGATTCCTACCGAAGCGGTCAAAGGATATGAAAATATCATTGGTAAAATAGTGGAATTGCGGGGAATGCTTGAAAAAGAATCGGGCTTGAAGATTGAGCGCTTGGGAATTGGCACGCCAGGGGCGTTGGATCCGACTTCCCAAACCATGAAAAACAGCAATACGACTTGCCTAAACGGGCAGCCTTTCAAAAAAGACTTGGAAGAAGCCCTGGGCATGTCCATCCTAATGGCGAACGATGCCAATTGTTTTGCCTTAGCGGAAGCTACGATGGGCATAGTGCCCGATGAAGTTCCAAATGCCGAGGTGGTGTTTGGGGTAATTATGGGCACAGGAGTAGGTGGAGGGGTGGTGGTAAATGGAAAAGTGCTCAACGGAAGGCATGGGATAGGAGGTGAGTGGGGGCATAATTTTTTGGACAAGTCAGGGGGAAAAAGCTATAGCGGGCTGCACGGAAATGTGGAAACAATTTTGGCTGGTCCTTCGCTGGAAAGGTATTACCGCTCCATAGGTGGTGGTGAATCTATCCGCCTTCCCGAAATCTACCAAAGGCATTTGGATGGAACTGACCCCCTGGCATCGCAGACGATCCAACGCTTGCTGACTTTCTTTGGAAAAGCCATTGCCTATGTTATAAATATACTCGATCCCGATGCGGTGGTGCTTGGCGGAGGTGTGGGAAATATCGATTTGCTCTACACCGAAGGGGCAAAAGAAGCGGGGAAACATGTATTTAATAAGGTATTGGAAACAAAATTCTTGAAACCAAAGCTTGGGGACAGTGCAGGGGTTTTTGGCGCGGCGATGTTGTGGGGGTAA
- a CDS encoding HAD family phosphatase, which translates to MKKFAAMFDMDGVIIDSNPFHKISLEIFCKKYGFTFTEEDLRTKLFGRRNAEWIPLIFGEDLTEEEIEKYSYEKEALFREVYKDDIVPLAGLVDFLKELEAAGIPRAVATSAPPENVDFTLEKTNLEGMFGVKLNSSHVTEGKPHPEIYLNTAKAMGYAPANTVVFEDSLAGVESGKRAGAKVVGIASTHTPEELHQADLVVPDFTHLTVEQVAALFD; encoded by the coding sequence ATGAAGAAATTTGCAGCAATGTTTGATATGGACGGGGTAATTATCGATAGCAATCCTTTCCACAAAATTTCCCTAGAAATTTTTTGCAAGAAATACGGGTTCACTTTCACCGAGGAAGACCTGAGGACGAAGTTATTTGGCAGGCGCAATGCCGAGTGGATTCCACTTATTTTTGGAGAAGACCTTACCGAGGAGGAAATAGAAAAGTACTCTTACGAGAAAGAGGCTTTGTTCCGTGAGGTTTATAAAGATGATATAGTGCCCCTAGCAGGCTTGGTCGATTTTTTGAAAGAGCTGGAAGCGGCAGGAATTCCCCGAGCGGTGGCTACTTCGGCACCTCCCGAAAATGTGGATTTTACATTGGAAAAAACCAATTTGGAAGGGATGTTTGGGGTGAAGCTCAATTCTAGCCACGTGACCGAGGGCAAGCCTCACCCAGAAATTTACCTAAATACTGCCAAAGCGATGGGATATGCCCCAGCCAATACGGTGGTGTTTGAAGATTCGCTGGCGGGAGTGGAGTCTGGAAAAAGAGCGGGGGCAAAAGTTGTTGGGATAGCCTCTACCCATACACCTGAAGAGCTTCACCAAGCAGATTTGGTAGTTCCTGATTTTACCCACCTTACCGTAGAGCAAGTGGCGGCTTTGTTCGACTAA
- the gap gene encoding type I glyceraldehyde-3-phosphate dehydrogenase, translated as MKMTKIGINGFGRIGRFVFRVAAATEGIEVVGINDLIGVDYMAYMLKYDSTHGRFNGTVEVKDGALIVNGSTVRVTAERNPADINWGAVGAEYVVESTGLFLTKESAQGHIDAGAKKVVMSAPSKDDTPMFVMGVNQDKYTSDMTFVSNASCTTNCLAPIAKVLNDKFGIVEGLMTTVHATTATQKTVDGPSMKDWRGGRGAGQNIIPSSTGAAKAVGKVIPELNGKLTGMAFRVPTPDVSVVDLTVRLEKAAPYAEICAAMKAASEGEMAGVLGYTEDQVVSNDFVGESCTSVFDAGAGIGLTDNFVKVVSWYDNEMGYSTKVVELIKHMASVDA; from the coding sequence ATCAAAATGACTAAAATTGGTATCAATGGATTTGGCCGAATAGGACGTTTCGTTTTCCGTGTGGCTGCAGCAACTGAAGGTATTGAAGTAGTAGGTATTAATGACCTTATCGGTGTTGATTACATGGCTTACATGTTGAAGTACGATTCGACTCACGGTCGTTTCAATGGAACTGTAGAGGTAAAAGACGGTGCTTTGATAGTAAACGGAAGTACTGTCCGTGTTACTGCTGAGCGTAACCCTGCTGACATCAACTGGGGTGCAGTTGGCGCTGAGTACGTAGTAGAATCTACTGGTCTTTTCTTAACTAAAGAAAGTGCGCAAGGTCACATAGACGCTGGTGCTAAGAAAGTTGTAATGTCTGCTCCTTCTAAAGACGACACTCCAATGTTCGTTATGGGTGTTAATCAAGACAAGTACACTTCTGACATGACTTTCGTGTCTAACGCATCTTGTACCACAAACTGCTTGGCGCCTATCGCTAAAGTATTGAATGATAAATTTGGAATCGTTGAAGGTTTGATGACTACTGTTCACGCAACTACTGCAACTCAAAAAACTGTTGACGGTCCTTCAATGAAAGACTGGAGAGGTGGACGTGGCGCTGGTCAAAACATCATCCCTTCTTCTACTGGTGCTGCTAAAGCAGTAGGTAAAGTTATCCCTGAGCTTAACGGCAAATTGACTGGTATGGCTTTCCGTGTTCCTACTCCTGACGTTTCTGTGGTTGACTTGACAGTTCGCCTAGAAAAAGCAGCTCCTTATGCTGAAATCTGTGCAGCTATGAAAGCAGCTTCTGAAGGTGAAATGGCTGGTGTTCTTGGTTATACTGAGGATCAAGTTGTTTCTAACGATTTCGTAGGCGAGTCTTGTACTTCAGTATTTGACGCTGGTGCAGGTATCGGTCTTACTGACAACTTCGTAAAAGTTGTTTCTTGGTACGATAACGAAATGGGTTACTCTACTAAAGTTGTTGAGCTTATCAAGCACATGGCTTCTGTAGATGCTTAG